In a genomic window of Gossypium arboreum isolate Shixiya-1 chromosome 9, ASM2569848v2, whole genome shotgun sequence:
- the LOC108456462 gene encoding uncharacterized protein LOC108456462 — protein sequence MLKSTLTPIFSTFPAKPRYRKLLCRAISGNFNPIQTVRQNAAPNIFTTAQLPPTSVYIHLPFCRKRCHYCDFPVVALGSNSPTQTNDNEDDPRILNYIQLLCREINASRVSFESHSPLETVFFGGGTPSLVPPRLVSSILDLLKGKFGVTSDAEISMEMDPGTFDVKKMEEFMELGVNRVSLGVQAFQEQLLKACGRAHGVDEVNEAIEIMKSCGVENWSLDLISSLPNQTPQMWEESLKLTIEAQPNHVSVYDLQVEQGTKFGTLYTPGEFPLPTDVQSADFYRTASRMLSGAGYNHYEISSYCQDGFECKHNFTYWKNKPFYGFGLGSASYVRGMRFSRPKKMGGYINFVRSLENDKVDDTGNTNINVGDLASDIVMLSLRTAAGLNLKSFLCAFGYSVVASLCEAYKPFIESGHVLCLNEQRRVVNADEFNASLNEDGIGRGLAYIRLSDPDGFLLSNELISIAFGVIAP from the exons ATGCTGAAATCAACTCTTACTCCGATATTCTCGACTTTTCCGGCCAAACCGAGGTATCGGAAACTATTGTGTCGTGCAATTTCCGGTAATTTTAATCCCATTCAAACTGTTCGACAAAATGCCGCACCCAACATCTTCACAACCGCTCAACTCCCACCAACTTCAGTTTACATTCACCTCCCTTTCTGTCGAAAACGCTGCCACTACTGCGACTTCCCAGTCGTCGCTCTCGGTTCTAACTCACCGACCCAAACCAACGACAACGAAGACGATCCCCGTATATTGAACTACATCCAATTACTATGCCGAGAAATCAATGCTTCCAGAGTGAGTTTCGAGTCTCACTCGCCACTCGAAACCGTCTTCTTCGGCGGAGGAACACCGTCTCTCGTGCCACCGAGGCTGGTTTCATCGATTCTTGATTTGTTGAAAGGGAAATTTGGGGTGACTTCGGATGCCGAGATATCAATGGAAATGGATCCTGGAACATTTGATGTTAAGAAAATGGAGGAGTTTATGGAGTTGGGTGTGAATCGAGTTTCGTTGGGAGTTCAAGCGTTTCAAGAACAGTTGTTGAAGGCTTGTGGGAGAGCTCATGGAGTTGACGAGGTGAATGAGGCCATTGAGATAATGAAATCGTGTGGGGTTGAGAATTGGAGTTTGGATCTAATCTCTTCTCTGCCTAATCAAACTCCACAAATGTGGGAGGAAAGCTTAAAGTTGACCATCGAAGCTCAGCCAAATCACGTCTCCGTTTATGATTTGCAAGTTGAACAAGGCACCAAATTTGgaacatt GTACACACCAGGGGAGTTTCCTTTACCTACGGATGTGCAGTCTGCCGATTTTTATAGAACAGCGTCAAGAATGCTTTCAGGTGCCGGATATAACCATTACGAAATCAGCAGTTATTGCCAAGACGGATTCGAATGCAAGCACAATTTTACATACTGGAAAAACAAACCATTTTATGGTTTTGGCCTAGGGTCTGCTAGTTACGTACGTGGAATGAGGTTTTCAAGACCGAAGAAAATGGGAGGGTACATCAATTTTGTACGGAGTTTGGAGAATGACAAGGTCGATGACACTGGGAACACTAATATAAATGTTGGAGACTTGGCATCAGATATTGTGATGCTTTCCCTTAGAACTGCGGCTGGACTCAATTTGAAGTCCTTCCTATGCGCATTTGGGTACTCGGTTGTAGCTTCTCTTTGTGAAGCTTATAAGCCTTTCATTGAAAGTGGACATGTGCTTTGCTTGAATGAGCAGAGAAGAGTTGTAAATGCAGATGAATTTAATGCCTCACTGAATGAAGATGGTATCGGGCGAGGATTAGCTTATATTCGGCTCAGTGATCCGGACGGCTTCCTATTATCAAACGAATTGATATCTATTGCATTTGGGGTCATTGCTCCCTAG
- the LOC108454203 gene encoding 26S proteasome non-ATPase regulatory subunit 6 homolog, whose protein sequence is MDAQDGNQQSQQLILGHNVFLLKHPDVPDIEKVRLKDEVLNSVKSNEMAPYYETLVADKVVELDQNVLDAMRAKNEEEIKKLDEKIADAEENLGESEVREAHLAKSLYYIRIGDKEKALEQLKLTETKTVAVGQKMDLVFYTLQIGFFYMDFDLISKSIDKAKNLFEVGGDWERKNRLKVYEGLYCMATRNFKKATDLFLGSISTFTTYELFPYETFIFYSVLTSIISLDRVSLKQKVVDAPEILTVIRKIPNLSEFLNALYDCQYKSFFLAFAGLTEHIKLDRYLHPHFRFYMREVRTVVYSQFLESYKSVTIEAMAKAFGVTVEFIDLELSRFIAAGKLHCKIDKVAGVLETNRPDAKNALYQATIKQGDFLLNRIQKLSRVIDL, encoded by the exons ATGGACGCGCAAGACGGAAATCAGCAATCACAGCAACTCATCCTTGGTCACAACGTCTTCCTCCTCAAGCATCCAGATGTCCCTGACATCGAGAAGGTCCGTCTCAAGGATGAAGTCCTCAACTCGGTTAAATCCAATG AAATGGCTCCGTATTATGAAACCCTAGTTGCCGATAAAGTGGTAGAGCTGGATCAGAACGTTTTGGACGCGATGCGTGCCAAGAATGAGGAGGAGATTAAGAAGCTCGACGAGAA GATTGCTGATGCTGAAGAAAACTTGGGTGAAAGTGAAGTTCGAGAAGCACATTTAGCTAAATCCTTATATTACATTCGGATAGGTGATAAG GAGAAAGCATTGGAGCAACTTAAGTTGACGGAAACCAAGACAGTCGCTGTTGGGCAAAAGATGGACTTGGTGTTCTATACTTTGCAGATTGGTTTTTTCTACATGGATTTCGATCTTATTTCCAAAAGCATTGATAAAGCAAAAAA TTTATTCGAAGTAGGCGGTGACTGGGAGAGGAAGAACCGTTTGAAGGTCTACGAAGGCTTATATTGCATGGCCACTCGGAATTTTAAAAAGGCAACCGATCTATTTTTGGGTTCCATTTCAACCTTCACAACTTACGAGCTTTTCCCTTATGAGACATTTATATTTTATTCCGTGCTTACGAGCATCATATCGTTGGATAGAGTTTCCCTTAAACAAAAG GTCGTAGATGCTCCTGAGATCTTGACTGTCATTAGAAAAATACCAAATCTTTCAGAATTTTTAAACGCTCTTTATGATTGTCAGTACAAATCATTCTTCTTAGCGTTCG CTGGTCTGACCGAACATATAAAGTTGGACCGTTATTTACATCCACATTTCCGGTTTTACATGAGGGAGGTTAGAACTGTTGTTTACTCTCAATTTCTGGAATCCTACAAGAGTGTTACCATTGAAGCCATGGCAAAGGCTTTTGGGGTGACCGTGGAGTTCATTGATCT GGAGCTATCACGTTTTATTGCCGCAGGGAAGCTTCATTGCAAGATCGACAAGGTTGCCGGTGTTCTTGAAACTAACCGCCCTGATGCAAAGAATGCGCTCTACCAGGCAACCATTAAACAAGGAGACTTCTTGTTAAACCGGATCCAGAAGTTGTCTCGCGTTATTGATCTATAA
- the LOC108454042 gene encoding uncharacterized protein LOC108454042, which yields MNGIASRFDFKDIQEKVSLHLRPWHRSFQFWVRAADIYTGYKVFQVRVSFVKDVQKQHAMWERQHELAADKIYAMCSDLGGFFLKVAQIIGKPDLAPAAWVKKLVTLCDQAPATPFDGVQRVLEKELGQSISGIFEKFDVNPLGSASIAQVHRARLRGDKNDVVVKVQHPGIQELMMTDIRNLQAFALYMQKTDIKFDLYSVTKEMETQIGYEFDFLREANAMERIHRFLYENNRKSPVLVPRVVQNLASRRVLVMEYIDGIPILKLGDEMAKRGINPGGKMAAAAKQNILKSLTLAYGQMILKSGFFHADPHPGNILICKGSEVALLDYGQVKDLPDQLRLGYANLVLAIADNDPVKAMESYRELGIGTVSNCGNEQQELLRLAQTMFDTKLPPGVAMLQPFSEDSSIKKIAVESFPEELFSILRTVHLLRGLSVGLGINFSCAEQWRPIAEEALYNAGRLKGANRKSRVRKPSSFRRFFWRN from the exons ATGAATGGTATAGCTTCTCGTTTTGATTTCAAAGATATTCAAGAGAAGGTTTCTCTTCATTTGAGACCATGGCATCGTTCATTTCAATTCTGGGTTCGAGCTGCTGATATTTATACTGGCTACAAG GTGTTTCAAGTCCGGGTGAGTTTCGTGAAGGATGTTCAAAAACAACATGCAATGTGGGAAAGACAGCATGAGCTTGCTGCTGATAAGATTTATGCTATGTGTTCTGACCTTGGTGGGTTCTTCCTTAAG GTTGCTCAAATTATTGGGAAGCCAGACCTAGCCCCAGCTGCATGGGTGAAAAAGCTTGTTACTTTGTGTGATCAAGCCCCTGCAACACCATTTGATGGTGTTCAACGTGTTTTAGAGAAGGAGTTGGGTCAAAGTATTAgtggaatttttgaaaagtttgatgTAAATCCTCTTGGCTCGGCTTCAATTGCACAG GTTCATCGAGCAAGACTCAGAGGCGATAAGAATGATGTTGTTGTTAAG GTTCAACATCCCGGAATCCAAGAACTGATGATGACTGACATCCGTAACTTGCAAGCATTTGCATTGTACATGCAAAAGACAGATATCAAATTCGATTTGTATTCTGTTACCAAAGAAATGGAAACACAG ATTGGGTATGAATTTGATTTTCTAAGAGAAGCCAATGCTATGGAGAGGATTCACCGTTTCTTATATGAGAATAACAGAAAATCTCCAGTTCTAGTTCCGAGAGTGGTTCAGAATTTGGCTTCAAG GAGGGTCTTAGTGATGGAATATATCGATGGAATCCCGATCCTGAAACTCGGTGATGAAATGGCTAAAAGAGGGATTAATCCTGGTGGTAAGATGGCAGCAGCAGCAAAGCA GAACATACTTAAAAGTTTGACACTAGCATATGGACAGATGATACTAAAGAGCGGTTTCTTCCATGCAGATCCCCATCCCGGGAATATATTGATCTGTAAAGGTTCAGAG GTTGCCTTACTGGACTACGGGCAAGTGAAGGATCTGCCTGACCAATTGAGGCTCGGATATGCTAATTTGGTTCTAGCCATAGCCGATAATGATCCTGTAAAAGCAATGGAAAGTTATAG AGAACTCGGCATAGGTACTGTAAGCAACTGTGGGAATGAACAACAGGAACTGCTTCGCTTGGCCCAAACAATGTTTGATACGAAACTACCTCCCGGAGTGGCAATGCTGCAACCTTTCTCCGAAGATTCTTCAATAAAGAAAATCGCTGTAGAG TCTTTCCCCGAGGAACTCTTCTCAATTCTTCGTACAGTACATCTTCTGAGAGGACTTAGTGTTGGTCTTGGAATTAACTTCTCGTGTGCAGAGCAATGGAGGCCTATTGCAGAAGAGGCTTTGTATAATGCTGGAAGGTTAAAAG GTGCCAATAGAAAGAGTAGAGTACGAAAGCCGAGTTCTTTCAGGAGATTTTTCTGGAGAAATTGA
- the LOC108456213 gene encoding uncharacterized protein LOC108456213 isoform X2 has translation MFGRVRASPSPSSVDCFDTPPSKIIKDDSLSIYETTLMRLKLGSQRHLIPQPTTAADLTDCASGTVPSNTNSDDESMVIDTDCSPGSSTRFND, from the exons ATGTTCGGAAGAGTAAGAGCGTCACCGTCGCCGTCGTCAGTTGACTGCTTCGACACTCCGCCTTCCAAGATCATCAAGGACGATTCCCTCTCCATCTATG AGACTACACTGATGAGGCTTAAACTAGGTTCCCAACGTCACCTGATCCCACAGCCGACGACGGCGGCTGATTTAACCGATTGCGCTTCTGGGACTGTTCCAAGCAATACGAACTCCGATGATGAATCGATGGTGATTGACACGGATTGTTCTCCT GGATCATCAACGCGTTTCAACGATTAG
- the LOC108456213 gene encoding uncharacterized protein LOC108456213 isoform X1, with protein sequence MFGRVRASPSPSSVDCFDTPPSKIIKDDSLSIYETTLMRLKLGSQRHLIPQPTTAADLTDCASGTVPSNTNSDDESMVIDTDCSPVSVSYTSSDFQSTSNFNSQQGSNGTSIRYLFSKFRDHQRVSTISDQTMMIESIGSTSFLGSIEYQSLSSGKRSRENHESSTSTSTSTSNGSTII encoded by the exons ATGTTCGGAAGAGTAAGAGCGTCACCGTCGCCGTCGTCAGTTGACTGCTTCGACACTCCGCCTTCCAAGATCATCAAGGACGATTCCCTCTCCATCTATG AGACTACACTGATGAGGCTTAAACTAGGTTCCCAACGTCACCTGATCCCACAGCCGACGACGGCGGCTGATTTAACCGATTGCGCTTCTGGGACTGTTCCAAGCAATACGAACTCCGATGATGAATCGATGGTGATTGACACGGATTGTTCTCCTGTGAGTGTTTCATATACTTCAAGTGATTTTCAATCAACGAGTAACTTCAATTCTCAGCAAGGAAGTAACGGTACGTCGATTCGCTACTTGTTTTCCAAATTTAGGGATCATCAACGCGTTTCAACGATTAGTGATCAAACAATGATGATAGAATCGATTGGTTCTACGAGTTTTTTGGGTTCAATTGAGTATCAATCTTTGAGCAGTGGGAAAAGATCAAGGGAAAACCATGAATCTAGCACTAGCACTAGCACTAGCACAAGCAATGGAAGTACTATTATATGA
- the LOC108454654 gene encoding nucleoside diphosphate kinase 2, chloroplastic, with protein sequence METITLSPSLTTSSFGTSAAATVKRSSATCLSYTSHANLNVNHLAAFHKQSHLFTKSPTRPFVFTKTRANKSAHGIFLPHLVASLEQVEQTYIMVKPDGVQRGLVGEIISRFERKGFKLTGLKLFQCPKELAEEHYKDLKTKSFYPALIDYITSGPVVCMVWEGVGVVASARKLIGSTNPLQAEPGTIRGDLAVQTGRNVVHGSDSPENGKRETALWFKEGELCEWTPAQAPWLME encoded by the exons ATGGAGACAATAACATTATCCCCTTCGCTTACCACTTCATCCTTTGGCACCTCAGCGGCGGCGACGGTGAAGCGAAGCAGCGCCACCTGTTTATCCTACACCTCTCACGCAAACCTTAACGTGAACCACTTAGCAGCATTCCACAAACAATCCCATCTCTTCACAAAATCCCCTACACGTCCTTTCGTATTCACCAAAACCCGTGCTAATAAATCCGCCCATGGCATCTTCCTTCCTCACTTGGTCGCTTCATTG GAACAAGTTGAACAAACTTACATTATGGTCAAGCCTGATGGTGTACAGCGTGGCCTT gttggagaaattatttcgCGGTTCGAGAGGAAAGGGTTTAAGCTGACCGGCTTGAAGCTCTTTCAATGCCCCAAAGAATTGGCTGAG GAACACTATAAGGATCTCAAGACCAAGTCATTCTATCCTGCCCTGATTGACTACATTACTTCTGGACCGGTTGTTTGTATG GTCTGGGAAGGTGTTGGTGTTGTTGCCTCCGCACGTAAGCTGATCGGATCTACCAATCCTCTTCAGGCTGAGCCTGGCACTATAAGAGGAGACCTTGCGGTTCAAACAGGAAG GAATGTCGTCCATGGTAGTGACAGCCCTGAGAATGGCAAGCGTGAAACTG CTCTTTGGTTCAAAGAAGGTGAATTATGTGAGTGGACACCTGCTCAAGCACCATGGTTAATGGAGTGA
- the LOC108456273 gene encoding GRAS family protein RAD1-like, which translates to MSHGFLPNEFQNSDKIDEVISLDLTLSAMGMTFCSHRFMPLIVDNDDNNWSRRFFEEENRDNKRLKGTINGGNSDSGMSRNGSNGSLSSLSSLHFRDHILTYSKRYLAAEAVEEAAAAAAAMAAGYEENGVEEDETAYGMRLVQLLIACAEAVACRDKSHASALLSELRTNALVFGSSFQRVASCFVQGLADRLASVQPPGTAVGRVQLPPVMNIMDIMSDSDKKQEAFRLVYEICPHIKFGHFVANLAILEAFEGESLVHVVDLGMTLGLPQGHQWRHLIQSLAATRGGAGKPHCIRLRITAVGLCVDRFDVIGKDLKTYAKSMGINLEFNIVESNLENLKPENIKVSDDEVLVVNSILQLHCVVKESRGALNSVLQMIHELSPKLLVLVEQDSSHNGPFFLGRFMEALHYYSAIFDSLDAMLPKYDTRRAKMEQFYFAEEIKNIVSCEGADRVERHERVDQWRRRMSRAGFQATPLRLMSQAKQWLGNNKVCEGYTVVEDKGCLVLGWNAKPIVAVSCWKC; encoded by the coding sequence ATGTCTCATGGTTTCTTGCCAAATGAGTTTCAAAATTCAGATAAGATCGATGAAGTGATCAGTCTCGATCTTACGCTTTCCGCCATGGGCATGACTTTCTGTTCTCACCGTTTTATGCCTTTAATTGTGGACAACGATGATAATAACTGGAGCCGCCGGTTTTTTGAAGAAGAAAACAGAGATAATAAGAGGCTGAAAGGAACTATTAACGGCGGAAACAGCGACAGTGGGATGAGCAGGAACGGCAGCAATGGTAGTTTGAGTAGTTTGTCAAGTCTTCATTTCAGAGACCATATATTGACTTACAGTAAAAGGTACCTTGCTGCTGAGGCAGTAGAAGAGGCGGCGGCTGCTGCGGCAGCGATGGCAGCCGGTTATGAAGAAAATGGAGTCGAAGAAGACGAAACGGCATACGGGATGAGGCTAGTTCAGCTTCTCATCGCTTGTGCTGAAGCGGTGGCTTGCCGCGACAAGTCCCATGCCTCGGCGTTACTATCGGAGCTTCGCACCAATGCCTTAGTGTTTGGCTCGTCGTTCCAGAGGGTGGCGTCGTGTTTCGTTCAAGGATTGGCGGACCGTCTCGCTTCGGTTCAACCACCAGGGACGGCGGTCGGCCGTGTCCAGCTGCCGCCGGTAATGAACATAATGGACATCATGTCGGATTCCGACAAGAAACAAGAAGCTTTCCGCCTTGTTTACGAGATTTGCCCGCACATAAAATTCGGTCACTTCGTAGCTAATTTAGCTATATTGGAAGCCTTTGAGGGAGAGAGTTTGGTCCACGTAGTGGACCTAGGGATGACCCTTGGTTTACCACAAGGTCACCAATGGCGTCACCTTATTCAAAGCCTCGCCGCCACACGTGGCGGCGCTGGCAAACCACACTGTATACGTCTCCGTATAACCGCCGTCGGTCTCTGCGTAGACCGATTCGACGTTATCGGAAAAGACCTTAAAACCTACGCAAAATCCATGGGAATCAACCTGGAATTCAACATCGTTGAAAGCAATTTAGAGAATCTAAAGCCTGAAAATATCAAAGTTTCCGATGATGAAGTCCTTGTCGTTAACAGCATTCTTCAACTTCATTGCGTCGTTAAAGAAAGTAGGGGGGCTTTAAACTCAGTTCTTCAAATGATCCATGAgctttcccctaagcttttagtACTCGTCGAGCAAGATTCAAGCCATAATGGACCTTTTTTTCTCGGAAGATTCATGGAAGCACTCCATTATTACTCTGCAATCTTCGATTCCCTCGACGCAATGTTACCCAAATACGACACCAGGCGAGCCAAAATGGAACAGTTTTACTTTGCCGAAGAGATTAAGAACATCGTGAGTTGCGAGGGAGCTGATCGGGTCGAACGGCACGAGAGGGTCGACCAGTGGCGAAGACGAATGAGCCGAGCAGGGTTCCAAGCTACACCATTGAGGTTGATGAGTCAAGCCAAGCAATGGCTTGGGAACAATAAGGTTTGCGAAGGTTATACCGTTGTGGAAGATAAAGGGTGTTTGGTTCTTGGTTGGAATGCCAAGCCCATTGTTGCAGTTTCTTGCTGGAAATGCTAA